GTGCGCGACTGGCTGAAGGAGATGGACCCAGCAGACAGGCGTGCTATCGCCACCGTCGAGCACGGCTGGCCGATCGGCATGCCCACCTGCCGGCCATTGGGCGAGGGGCTGTGGGAAGTGCGCACGAGCCTTGAGGGCGGACGCATCGCGCGCGTCATCTTCGCCATACTCGAGGGGCGCATGGTGCTGTTGCACGGTTTTATGAAGACCACGCAGAAAACACCGAAGGTTGATCTCGATATGGCCCGCAAGCGCAAGAAGGAGATCGAACGATGAGCAAGGCGAAACCGGCGATGAAAGCCCAGCCCGAACCCGCGCGCGGGCGCATCGGATCGAGTTTTGATGCGTTCATGAAAGAGACCGGCGACTACGAAGCGGTGAAATCGACCGCCTTGAAGCGTGTGCTTGCGTGGCAGATTGGCCAGGAGATGAAGTCGCAGGGTGTCACCAAGACCGAACTTGCGGCGCGCATGGAAACCTCCCGTAGCCAGCTCGATCGGCTGCTCGATCCCACCAATGACGAAGTGATGCTCTCGACGCTAGCGCGCGCGGCCGAGGCGCTCGGGCGCGAGATCAAGCTGGAACTCGCGTGATATAAGCGGGAACGAAGGCCGACGCCAAGTGCGCGGGCATGGGAGATGGGGTAGTCAAGTGCACGATCACCGGAACCGCAAACCTGCCGCCGGAAACTCCGCGCCATGACGGTCGAGCAGTGGTTTCGTGCTGCTTGCCCATCCTGCGGAGCGGGTGGACAGTCCTTTGGAACATTCCGGTGTCTAAACCGCCGTTGCATTACGACTTGCACGAACTGCGGTCGGACGTTGATTTCTGAACTGAGTTTTATGGCCTTCTTGTTACTGTGTCTGTATGGGCAAGCACTGGTCTTCGCGCTTTTTCTGCCTGTCATATACGCTCTGGCCAAAGGTGATTGGCTTCTTATTGGCGCGCTGATGGCATTGGTGTTCCTGCTTTGCGTGCCCGTTGGGATAGCTCTGCACACACGATCCCGATACATCAGCGCTCTGAAGGCGAAGCCGAGCGCATCCGGCACGTCATTCCGTTGAAATAGTCTCGATTGTGACGATGTGCGTTTATCGAACCTAGGGCTCGTTCGAACTTCTCGCCTCGCCCGTCACCGCCCCATTCTCGAACGGATACTGGAACGGCCACTCGGCCAGTTCCTGGCTGGATAGCGGACAGGTCTTGCTCTCCGGCAATGTCAGGATCCGGCCCGCGGGCTTCAGCGCGGCGATCACGCGCGGGTCGGCGCGCAGTCGGTCGAGCAGGGCCTGTTCGCGGCGCTCGATGTCGGAGGTCGCCGGCGGCTGTGGCCGGATATGCAGGCTGTCGAGCAGCAGGCGGGCGGCACTTGGCTCTTGCAGCGATTCAACCAGCCTGGCCGCGGCGTCCGGACCGCGCAGCATGCCCACACCCAGCACGGCGGCGATGGGATTGTCCGCCGCATGCGCCGCGGCATAGTCGATCGATGCGTCGCGCTCGCGGGGACGGTCCAGCGCATCATAGGCCATGGCGCGAACGTAATGGGCCATGACGATGGCATAATCGTAGCTCGGGCTGATCGCCTCGACCCGGGCCACACGCGCCAGTGCCTCGTCCCAGGCGCCGTTCCCCAGCATCAGGAACGCGCCGTTCAGCACCAGTGACAAGGCGT
The sequence above is drawn from the Emcibacter sp. SYSU 3D8 genome and encodes:
- a CDS encoding type II toxin-antitoxin system RelE/ParE family toxin — protein: MVARRPKIIEVRFYASASDAEPVRDWLKEMDPADRRAIATVEHGWPIGMPTCRPLGEGLWEVRTSLEGGRIARVIFAILEGRMVLLHGFMKTTQKTPKVDLDMARKRKKEIER
- a CDS encoding helix-turn-helix transcriptional regulator, producing the protein MSKAKPAMKAQPEPARGRIGSSFDAFMKETGDYEAVKSTALKRVLAWQIGQEMKSQGVTKTELAARMETSRSQLDRLLDPTNDEVMLSTLARAAEALGREIKLELA